One window of Elaeis guineensis isolate ETL-2024a chromosome 11, EG11, whole genome shotgun sequence genomic DNA carries:
- the LOC105054091 gene encoding 26S proteasome regulatory subunit RPN13 isoform X2 translates to MKSLIKDRPWVSKTPDELLPTAESNPSSSKSSKLDQFPDSILLARRSGVIGSPSMENVAPLQEIMLEFRAGRMYLDGTRVVPDTRKGLVRIGRGEEGLVHLQWLDRNQNTVEEDQIIFPAEAVFEKVTQSSERVYILKFSSDDRKFFFWMQEPRADGDSQICNSFNNYLNRPLDDAIGEDEVEASVAMQMSEMSEDTAEDDLSSRAGNLVDQNMAAELSGEVTSSAGPVQLADLQRILRSIQPSDVVEDPDAGLGLGDILKPDLVMPLIETLPLEQQLASYLPEGSWTPADLMDLLQSPPFRQQVDTFTHVLRTGQIDLSQFGIDPSKYKFTVLSFLEALEDTVGKSSESEETDSRQDENKDAKSQQCGGSGAMDES, encoded by the exons ATGAAGTCGTTGATAAAAGATCGCCCCTGGGTCTCTAAAACCCCTGACGAACTCCTTCCCACCGCCGAATCCAATCCGTCATCGTCGAAATCGTCGAAACTCGATCAATTCCCCGATTCGATTTTGCTCGCTAGAAG GTCTGGAGTTATTGGATCACCATCCATGGAGAACGTTGCTCCATTGCAG gAAATCATGTTGGAGTTTCGTGCTGGCAGGATGTACCTTGATGGAACACGAGTGGTTCCAGATACTCGCAAAGGGCTTGTCCGCATAGGAAGG GGTGAGGAAGGACTGGTCCATTTGCAATGGCTAGATCGGAACCAGAACACAGTTGAAGAA GATCAGATCATCTTCCCAGCTGAAGCTGTTTTTGAGAAG GTGACTCAATCTTCTGAAAGAGTGTACATCTTAAAGTTCAGCTCTGATGACAGGAAATTCTTTTTCTGGATGCAG GAGCCAAGAGCTGATGGAGATTCACAGATTTGCAACTCATTTAATAACTACCTCAACCGGCCTTTAG ATGATGCAATTGGTGAAGATGAGGTGGAAGCTTCAGTTGCTATGCAAATGTCTGAGATGTCAGAAGATACTGCTGAGGATGATCTCTCATCCAG AGCTGGAAACTTGGTTGATCAAAACATGGCTGCTGAATTGTCTGGTGAGGTAACCTCATCTGCCGGACCTGTACAATTGGCAGATTTACAGAGAATATTGAGAAGCATTCAGCCATCAG ATGTTGTTGAAGATCCTGATGCAG GATTGGGATTAGGTGATATTTTGAAGCCTGATTTAGTCATGCCACTGATTGAAACTTTGCCACTTGAACAACAATTGGCTTCATACTTGCCTGAG GGTTCATGGACTCCAGCTGATCTCATGGACTTGTTGCAGTCTCCCCCATTCCGGCAGCAAGTAGATACATTTACTCAT GTGCTTCGGACTGGACAGATAGACTTGTCCCAGTTTGGAATTGACCCAAGCAAAT ATAAATTCACTGTTCTCTCATTTCTCGAGGCTTTAGAAGACACAGTGGGAAAATCATCAGAATCTGAAGAGACAGATTCAAGGCAAGACGAGAACAAGGATGCTAAGTCACAACAATGTGGTGGAAGTGGCGCCATGGATGAAAGCTGA
- the LOC105054091 gene encoding 26S proteasome regulatory subunit RPN13 isoform X1 has protein sequence MKSLIKDRPWVSKTPDELLPTAESNPSSSKSSKLDQFPDSILLARRSGVIGSPSMENVAPLQEIMLEFRAGRMYLDGTRVVPDTRKGLVRIGRGEEGLVHLQWLDRNQNTVEEDQIIFPAEAVFEKVTQSSERVYILKFSSDDRKFFFWMQEPRADGDSQICNSFNNYLNRPLGDDAIGEDEVEASVAMQMSEMSEDTAEDDLSSRAGNLVDQNMAAELSGEVTSSAGPVQLADLQRILRSIQPSDVVEDPDAGLGLGDILKPDLVMPLIETLPLEQQLASYLPEGSWTPADLMDLLQSPPFRQQVDTFTHVLRTGQIDLSQFGIDPSKYKFTVLSFLEALEDTVGKSSESEETDSRQDENKDAKSQQCGGSGAMDES, from the exons ATGAAGTCGTTGATAAAAGATCGCCCCTGGGTCTCTAAAACCCCTGACGAACTCCTTCCCACCGCCGAATCCAATCCGTCATCGTCGAAATCGTCGAAACTCGATCAATTCCCCGATTCGATTTTGCTCGCTAGAAG GTCTGGAGTTATTGGATCACCATCCATGGAGAACGTTGCTCCATTGCAG gAAATCATGTTGGAGTTTCGTGCTGGCAGGATGTACCTTGATGGAACACGAGTGGTTCCAGATACTCGCAAAGGGCTTGTCCGCATAGGAAGG GGTGAGGAAGGACTGGTCCATTTGCAATGGCTAGATCGGAACCAGAACACAGTTGAAGAA GATCAGATCATCTTCCCAGCTGAAGCTGTTTTTGAGAAG GTGACTCAATCTTCTGAAAGAGTGTACATCTTAAAGTTCAGCTCTGATGACAGGAAATTCTTTTTCTGGATGCAG GAGCCAAGAGCTGATGGAGATTCACAGATTTGCAACTCATTTAATAACTACCTCAACCGGCCTTTAG GAGATGATGCAATTGGTGAAGATGAGGTGGAAGCTTCAGTTGCTATGCAAATGTCTGAGATGTCAGAAGATACTGCTGAGGATGATCTCTCATCCAG AGCTGGAAACTTGGTTGATCAAAACATGGCTGCTGAATTGTCTGGTGAGGTAACCTCATCTGCCGGACCTGTACAATTGGCAGATTTACAGAGAATATTGAGAAGCATTCAGCCATCAG ATGTTGTTGAAGATCCTGATGCAG GATTGGGATTAGGTGATATTTTGAAGCCTGATTTAGTCATGCCACTGATTGAAACTTTGCCACTTGAACAACAATTGGCTTCATACTTGCCTGAG GGTTCATGGACTCCAGCTGATCTCATGGACTTGTTGCAGTCTCCCCCATTCCGGCAGCAAGTAGATACATTTACTCAT GTGCTTCGGACTGGACAGATAGACTTGTCCCAGTTTGGAATTGACCCAAGCAAAT ATAAATTCACTGTTCTCTCATTTCTCGAGGCTTTAGAAGACACAGTGGGAAAATCATCAGAATCTGAAGAGACAGATTCAAGGCAAGACGAGAACAAGGATGCTAAGTCACAACAATGTGGTGGAAGTGGCGCCATGGATGAAAGCTGA
- the LOC105054090 gene encoding mitochondrial import inner membrane translocase subunit TIM23-1, translating into MADRGIYGGDELDRRQEPSRRLYNPYQDLQIPYRTLYDLPTSPEFLFQEESVAQRRSWGENLTYYTGIGYLTGAVAGASLGLHRALRAAEPGDTLKIRVNRILNSSGQDGRRIGNRLGVLGLLYAGMESGMVATRNTDDWINSVSAGLGTGALFKAANGPRSAAVAGAIGGLMVGAAVAGKQMLKRYVPI; encoded by the coding sequence ATGGCCGATAGGGGAATCTACGGCGGCGACGAGCTCGATCGCCGGCAGGAGCCCAGCCGGCGACTCTACAACCCCTATCAGGATCTCCAGATCCCCTACCGGACCCTTTACGACCTTCCCACCTCGCCGGAGTTTCTCTTCCAGGAGGAGTCCGTGGCCCAGCGCCGCTCCTGGGGCGAGAACCTCACCTACTACACCGGCATCGGGTACCTGACAGGCGCCGTCGCGGGCGCCTCCCTCGGCCTCCACCGCGCCCTCCGCGCCGCCGAGCCTGGCGACACCCTGAAGATCCGCGTCAACCGCATCCTGAACTCGTCCGGCCAGGACGGACGCCGGATCGGGAACCGCCTCGGCGTGCTCGGCCTCCTGTACGCGGGGATGGAGAGCGGGATGGTCGCCACCAGGAACACCGACGATTGGATCAACAGCGTGTCTGCTGGGCTCGGCACCGGGGCCCTGTTCAAGGCCGCGAATGGGCCGCGCTCGGCGGCCGTCGCCGGTGCCATCGGGGGGCTGATGGTGGGAGCTGCTGTTGCTGGGAAGCAGATGTTGAAGAGATACGTGCCTATCTAG